Proteins found in one Enterococcus sp. 9D6_DIV0238 genomic segment:
- a CDS encoding sugar-binding transcriptional regulator, with protein sequence MKISENRRKMLKIVTMYYEQGLTQAVIAKKMGISRPVVSKILQQAKDSGIVSISIKDESAYVVELGLRLEKKFQLRDVLVIPANEQKRPEAIKREVSSAASMYLKEHLTPDMSVGLSWGTTLADMIDEMPYCSFPTIKVCPLVGGVSSEHLYFDTNHLVFRLAEKLNSRCQYFYAPALAESIELAEILNKTDLVKTAMDQAKHVDLAIIGVGNPNESSTWKRLGYIGVEEAHMIEQTAVKGDAVASLFDKYGQTVNNEISKRMLGIKVEDLAEMPEVMVIAIGEEKAESILPLLIGKCCTILVIDQTIAEALL encoded by the coding sequence ATGAAGATCAGTGAAAATCGAAGAAAAATGTTGAAGATCGTAACAATGTATTACGAACAAGGCCTGACACAAGCAGTTATCGCCAAAAAAATGGGCATTTCTCGTCCAGTGGTTTCTAAAATCCTCCAACAAGCGAAAGATAGTGGCATCGTATCTATTTCAATCAAAGATGAATCAGCTTATGTGGTAGAATTAGGATTGCGTTTGGAGAAAAAATTTCAATTGCGAGACGTACTTGTTATTCCTGCAAATGAACAAAAAAGACCCGAAGCGATCAAAAGAGAAGTCAGCAGTGCCGCTTCGATGTATCTTAAAGAACATTTGACACCGGATATGTCTGTTGGGTTATCGTGGGGAACGACCTTAGCGGATATGATCGATGAAATGCCTTATTGCTCTTTTCCTACGATCAAAGTTTGTCCTCTAGTCGGAGGGGTTTCAAGTGAGCATTTGTATTTTGATACGAACCATTTAGTTTTTCGTTTAGCGGAAAAATTGAATAGCCGCTGTCAGTATTTTTATGCGCCTGCACTTGCGGAAAGCATCGAACTGGCTGAGATCTTAAACAAGACTGATCTAGTCAAAACCGCGATGGATCAAGCAAAACATGTGGATTTAGCAATTATTGGTGTTGGAAATCCGAACGAAAGCTCTACTTGGAAAAGATTAGGATATATTGGCGTTGAGGAAGCACATATGATCGAACAAACCGCAGTTAAGGGAGATGCAGTAGCGTCACTATTTGACAAATATGGCCAAACAGTCAACAATGAAATAAGCAAACGAATGCTTGGAATCAAGGTAGAAGATCTTGCTGAGATGCCAGAAGTTATGGTGATTGCCATTGGTGAGGAAAAAGCAGAAAGTATTTTGCCGTTACTGATCGGTAAATGCTGTACAATACTGGTGATCGATCAGACAATTGCAGAAGCATTGCTATGA
- a CDS encoding alpha-ketoacid dehydrogenase subunit beta, which yields MRTITYLQAVNEALDEALAQDERVFLLGEDIGIYGGGFGATQGLQEKYGAQRVRDTPISESAIAGAAVGAAMTGMRPIMELQFSDFITVAMDQLVNQAAKIHYMYGGKANVPLVMRTAAGSGTGAGAQHSQSLENWMAHIPGLKVVQPSNAYDAKGLLHAAIKDNNPVMFYEHKLLYKTSGAVPEKAYDLPLGVADIKLTGSDITIIATGIMVDKALQAAAIVKKKGISVEVVDPRTLVPLDEQTLIQSVAKTKRVIVATEAVKNSGFSAELTAVIAESDLAIKLAAPIIRLGGEFVPMPAQKSLEAQATPQVDSLVQAIEQSMSYKEDQA from the coding sequence ATGAGAACGATCACTTACTTACAAGCAGTCAATGAAGCTCTTGACGAAGCTTTAGCTCAAGATGAACGTGTGTTTCTTTTGGGAGAGGATATTGGGATTTATGGCGGTGGTTTTGGTGCAACTCAAGGCTTGCAGGAAAAATATGGTGCACAACGGGTTCGTGATACGCCTATCTCTGAAAGTGCGATTGCAGGAGCAGCTGTAGGGGCAGCTATGACAGGGATGCGTCCGATAATGGAGTTACAGTTTTCAGATTTCATCACTGTAGCTATGGATCAATTAGTCAATCAGGCTGCAAAAATCCATTATATGTATGGTGGGAAAGCAAATGTTCCTTTGGTGATGCGAACGGCAGCTGGATCGGGAACAGGTGCGGGCGCTCAACATTCGCAAAGTTTGGAGAATTGGATGGCGCATATTCCTGGTTTGAAAGTTGTACAGCCGTCAAATGCATATGATGCAAAAGGGTTGCTGCATGCGGCAATCAAAGATAATAATCCTGTCATGTTTTATGAACACAAATTACTATATAAGACAAGCGGAGCTGTTCCAGAAAAAGCGTATGATTTACCGCTTGGTGTAGCAGATATAAAATTGACGGGATCAGATATTACGATCATAGCGACTGGGATTATGGTCGACAAAGCATTACAGGCAGCAGCAATCGTCAAAAAAAAAGGCATTTCGGTCGAAGTAGTCGATCCGAGAACTTTAGTACCGTTAGATGAACAAACATTGATTCAGTCTGTTGCAAAAACCAAACGAGTGATCGTAGCTACTGAAGCTGTTAAAAATAGTGGATTTAGTGCGGAGTTGACTGCGGTTATCGCGGAATCTGATTTGGCAATAAAATTAGCTGCACCGATTATACGTTTAGGTGGAGAATTTGTTCCAATGCCGGCTCAAAAATCACTCGAAGCACAAGCAACACCTCAAGTTGATTCGCTCGTTCAGGCAATCGAGCAATCGATGTCTTATAAAGAGGATCAAGCATGA
- a CDS encoding thiamine pyrophosphate-dependent dehydrogenase E1 component subunit alpha, translating to MNPKISMTEKNGRLDNVSALRKMWEIRIFEEMIQQLFDEGELHGTMHLCIGQEATAVGGAGILDQSDWIVSTHRNHGHCIAKGTDIRAMFAEMLGKKTGTNEGKGGSMHIADLDVGNLGSNGIVGAGFPIAAGAALSAQMQGSNQVVLCYAGDGATNEGSFHEALNLASIWQLPVIYFIENNQYGMSSSIEHMVNIDLLSERGKSYGIEGITIDGNDLDEVAQTVAKAVEKARNGGGPTLIEALTYRHKGHSKSDKLMYRSEAECRQWQKYNDPIVRLETKLIQQDQMTPEDIRLLEGSIRNEFSSLVASVKQDEEPTSNDLWTHVYAEENK from the coding sequence ATGAATCCGAAAATAAGCATGACCGAAAAGAATGGTCGACTTGATAATGTTTCTGCATTAAGAAAAATGTGGGAGATTCGAATATTCGAAGAAATGATCCAGCAACTTTTTGATGAGGGAGAGTTGCATGGCACAATGCATCTATGTATAGGTCAAGAAGCAACAGCGGTCGGTGGAGCCGGCATTCTTGATCAAAGTGACTGGATTGTGTCTACACATAGAAACCATGGGCATTGTATTGCAAAAGGAACAGACATCCGTGCAATGTTTGCTGAAATGTTAGGGAAAAAAACAGGAACGAATGAAGGAAAGGGCGGTAGTATGCATATCGCCGATTTAGATGTTGGTAATCTAGGTTCGAATGGTATCGTGGGCGCTGGTTTTCCGATTGCAGCTGGAGCAGCTCTTAGTGCCCAAATGCAAGGGTCAAATCAAGTAGTGTTATGCTATGCTGGCGACGGAGCCACCAATGAAGGCAGCTTTCATGAAGCATTGAATTTAGCGTCTATTTGGCAATTGCCGGTGATATATTTTATCGAAAACAATCAATATGGAATGAGCAGCTCGATCGAGCATATGGTCAATATCGACCTGCTGTCTGAACGTGGAAAAAGCTATGGTATCGAAGGGATTACAATCGATGGTAATGATTTGGATGAAGTTGCTCAAACGGTTGCTAAAGCCGTTGAAAAGGCAAGAAATGGCGGCGGCCCTACACTTATTGAAGCATTGACTTATCGGCATAAGGGTCACTCAAAATCGGATAAACTAATGTATCGATCAGAAGCAGAATGCCGTCAATGGCAAAAATATAATGACCCAATCGTTCGGCTGGAAACGAAGTTGATCCAACAAGATCAGATGACTCCAGAAGATATTCGTTTACTGGAAGGGTCGATCCGAAATGAGTTTTCAAGTCTTGTTGCTTCTGTCAAACAAGATGAAGAACCCACAAGCAATGATCTTTGGACACATGTCTATGCGGAGGAGAATAAATGA
- a CDS encoding lipoate--protein ligase family protein translates to MNSLERLSHFDSIFLYDQQCLTQKDYFLPFALTDVLTTYTGIHQQPIIHFWQLDQAMILGMKDTRVTDLSAGLTSLEKSGYHPVVRNAGGLGVIADEGVLNISLILPNTADKKLSIDQGYTLMWELIKLTFEDSTHKINAFEVTESYCPGTFDLSIDGKKFAGIAQRRVKDGISVMIYLSVNGDQQKRSESVRDFYKASLGIDFGKNGYPPVNPAVMANLEDLLQIRLSVDDVKQRLFDTLVSKNEFTVNDQALSTLLRSEWFITETDKQLEKMKQRNQLLD, encoded by the coding sequence ATGAATAGTTTAGAACGTTTATCCCACTTCGATTCTATCTTTTTGTATGATCAGCAGTGTTTGACTCAAAAAGATTATTTTTTGCCTTTTGCCTTAACTGATGTTCTGACGACATATACAGGTATCCACCAACAGCCGATCATCCATTTTTGGCAGTTAGATCAAGCGATGATCCTTGGAATGAAAGACACTCGTGTCACTGACCTTTCAGCTGGTCTGACCTCTTTAGAAAAGTCTGGCTATCATCCTGTTGTTCGTAATGCAGGCGGATTGGGCGTGATTGCAGATGAGGGCGTCTTGAACATCTCACTGATTTTACCAAATACTGCTGATAAAAAGCTGAGTATCGATCAGGGGTACACGCTGATGTGGGAATTGATAAAGCTTACGTTTGAAGATTCTACGCATAAAATCAATGCTTTTGAAGTGACAGAATCTTACTGCCCAGGCACTTTTGATTTAAGCATTGATGGAAAAAAATTTGCAGGAATTGCTCAACGCCGCGTCAAAGATGGTATTTCTGTTATGATTTATTTAAGCGTAAACGGAGATCAACAAAAGCGTAGTGAGAGTGTCCGTGATTTTTACAAAGCAAGCTTAGGGATAGATTTCGGCAAAAATGGTTACCCACCTGTCAATCCGGCTGTCATGGCAAATTTGGAAGACTTACTTCAGATCAGACTCTCTGTTGATGACGTCAAACAAAGGCTGTTTGATACATTAGTATCAAAAAATGAATTTACAGTAAATGACCAAGCTCTTTCTACGTTACTTCGATCAGAATGGTTTATCACTGAAACAGATAAACAACTCGAAAAAATGAAGCAGCGTAATCAGCTATTAGATTAA
- a CDS encoding HD domain-containing protein has protein sequence MPTPYKHQILPIEKVFRDPVHNYIHVQHQVILDLINSAEVQRLRRIKQLGTSSFTFHGAEHSRFAHSLGVYEITRRICDIFQRNYSAEYLGEEGWDDNERLVALCAALLHDVGHGPYSHTFEHIFKTDHEAITVEIITSPETEVFQILNRVSADFPDKVANVIKKTYPNPQVVQMISSQIDADRMDYLLRDAYFTGTEYGTFDLTRILRVIRPYKNGLAFAMNGMHAVEDYIVSRYQMYVQVYFHPVSRGMEVILDHLLNRAKELYEEAPEDYQLHSQLLVPFFKGNYSLQDYLKLDDGVLNTYFTQWTSLPDPILTDLANRFLIRRPLKSATFSGNRDSVTIRHLKALIEKVGYNPQYYTAINSSYDLPYDFYRPEKHSHRTQIEIMQKDGTLVELSKVSHLVAALAGQTQIDERFFFPKEMIDPKRQQHFDLFDDTYREFAAYIHNGALVEGKQ, from the coding sequence ATGCCAACCCCATATAAACACCAAATTTTACCGATCGAAAAAGTCTTTCGTGACCCTGTTCATAATTATATCCACGTGCAACATCAGGTAATCCTTGATTTGATCAATTCTGCAGAAGTTCAACGACTACGTCGAATCAAGCAGCTCGGCACGTCCTCTTTTACTTTTCATGGTGCAGAGCATAGTCGTTTTGCTCATTCATTGGGCGTCTATGAGATCACACGCAGAATTTGTGATATTTTCCAGCGAAATTACTCTGCAGAATATTTAGGTGAAGAAGGTTGGGATGATAATGAACGATTAGTGGCACTTTGTGCTGCTTTGTTGCATGATGTCGGCCATGGTCCCTATTCTCATACGTTCGAGCACATTTTTAAAACGGATCATGAAGCAATCACCGTAGAAATCATTACCTCACCTGAAACAGAAGTTTTCCAGATATTAAATCGCGTGTCGGCTGATTTTCCGGATAAGGTAGCTAATGTTATCAAGAAAACCTATCCTAACCCACAGGTCGTTCAAATGATTTCGAGTCAGATCGATGCTGATCGAATGGATTATCTTCTTCGTGATGCATATTTTACAGGAACAGAATACGGTACATTTGACTTAACCAGAATTTTACGCGTGATTCGTCCATATAAAAATGGCTTGGCCTTTGCAATGAATGGTATGCATGCTGTCGAAGACTATATCGTCAGTCGTTATCAGATGTATGTGCAAGTCTACTTCCACCCTGTTTCACGTGGTATGGAAGTGATTTTAGACCATCTGCTTAATCGCGCAAAAGAGCTATATGAAGAAGCACCAGAAGATTACCAGCTTCATTCTCAGTTACTGGTTCCTTTCTTTAAAGGAAATTATTCATTGCAGGATTATTTGAAATTGGATGACGGTGTTTTGAATACTTACTTTACTCAGTGGACGTCATTGCCAGATCCTATTCTGACAGATTTAGCAAATCGATTTTTGATTCGTAGACCACTCAAATCAGCCACTTTTTCAGGCAATCGCGATTCTGTCACAATCAGGCATTTAAAGGCATTGATCGAAAAAGTTGGTTACAATCCTCAATATTATACAGCGATCAATTCGAGCTATGACCTTCCATATGATTTTTATCGGCCGGAAAAACATAGTCATCGCACCCAAATCGAGATTATGCAAAAAGATGGTACTCTGGTCGAGTTATCTAAAGTTAGTCATTTAGTTGCTGCTTTAGCTGGTCAGACCCAAATCGATGAACGCTTTTTCTTTCCAAAGGAAATGATCGACCCAAAAAGACAGCAACATTTTGATTTATTCGATGACACGTATCGTGAATTTGCAGCCTACATTCATAACGGTGCATTAGTCGAAGGAAAACAATAA
- the yidA gene encoding sugar-phosphatase gives MSVKLVAIDIDGTLLDSNRKITPKVKETLQKANEKGIYIVLCTGRPLPGVKDQLTELDLYGDNDYVITYNGSLVQATKTNKIISEYSLSYDDFLEIELMSRKVGTHLHTIDDKAIYTANRDIGKYTVHEAYLVDMPLKYRTVEEMTPDLSIIKMMMIDEPEILDKAISQLPEEFSNKYTTVKSTDFYYEILNKEASKGNALAKLADHLGIQQSEVMAIGDNENDLSMIEYAGIGVAMGNATESVKQAADIQTSSNDEDGVAEVLLKYL, from the coding sequence ATGTCAGTCAAATTAGTAGCAATAGATATCGATGGAACACTACTTGATTCAAACAGAAAGATCACACCGAAAGTGAAAGAGACACTTCAAAAGGCCAATGAAAAAGGTATTTACATTGTTCTTTGTACTGGTCGTCCATTACCTGGAGTGAAGGATCAGTTAACTGAATTGGATTTATATGGTGATAATGATTATGTTATCACTTATAATGGCTCTTTAGTTCAAGCTACCAAAACAAATAAAATCATTTCTGAATATTCTTTAAGTTATGATGACTTTTTAGAAATCGAATTGATGTCTCGCAAAGTTGGTACTCATCTGCATACGATCGATGACAAAGCAATCTATACTGCAAATCGTGATATTGGGAAATACACTGTTCACGAAGCTTATTTAGTGGACATGCCTTTAAAGTATCGTACTGTTGAGGAAATGACACCTGATTTGTCAATTATCAAAATGATGATGATTGACGAGCCGGAGATTTTGGATAAAGCAATCAGCCAGTTACCGGAAGAATTCTCTAATAAATATACAACAGTTAAAAGCACAGATTTTTATTATGAGATTTTAAACAAAGAAGCAAGTAAAGGAAATGCACTAGCAAAATTAGCTGATCATTTAGGAATCCAACAATCAGAAGTTATGGCTATCGGCGATAACGAAAATGACTTATCTATGATCGAATATGCCGGAATCGGTGTAGCGATGGGTAATGCGACTGAGAGTGTGAAACAGGCAGCAGATATTCAAACCAGCAGTAATGATGAAGACGGTGTTGCTGAAGTTTTATTAAAATATTTGTAA
- a CDS encoding NUDIX hydrolase, which yields METPSFGEKSEKLVYKKRLGAYIIISRKNNSEIVLIQAPNGAYFLPGGEIEKGETKEEAIDREMIEELGIEVAIGSYLGQADEYFHSRHRSTDYYNPGYFFVADAWKQICEPLEKTNGIEWVSVEEGSSLLKRGSHKWAVKKWQASLLH from the coding sequence ATGGAAACACCGTCGTTCGGTGAAAAATCGGAAAAGTTGGTCTATAAAAAAAGGTTAGGTGCTTATATTATTATTTCCAGAAAAAACAATAGTGAGATTGTTTTAATCCAAGCACCAAATGGGGCCTATTTTTTACCAGGCGGAGAAATTGAAAAAGGGGAAACTAAAGAAGAAGCTATAGATCGTGAAATGATCGAAGAATTAGGTATTGAAGTAGCTATCGGCTCTTATTTAGGGCAAGCGGACGAATATTTTCACTCAAGACATCGTAGTACCGATTATTATAATCCTGGGTACTTTTTCGTTGCAGATGCTTGGAAACAAATTTGTGAACCTTTAGAAAAAACAAATGGAATTGAATGGGTCAGCGTAGAAGAGGGGAGCTCTCTATTGAAGCGCGGCAGTCATAAATGGGCAGTAAAAAAATGGCAAGCGAGTTTATTACACTAA
- a CDS encoding VOC family protein, whose translation MKMAHTCVRVKDLEASLEFYQKAFNFEESRRRDFPEHKFTLVYLTLPGDGYELELTYNYDHEAYDLGDGYGHIAISTDEIEKLHEEQKEAGFNVTDMKGLPGTPPSYYFITDPDGYKIEVIRAR comes from the coding sequence ATGAAAATGGCCCATACTTGTGTACGTGTCAAAGATTTAGAAGCATCTCTAGAATTTTACCAAAAAGCTTTCAATTTTGAAGAAAGTCGCCGTCGTGATTTTCCAGAACATAAATTTACATTAGTCTATCTAACACTTCCTGGCGACGGATACGAACTTGAGCTAACATATAATTACGATCATGAAGCATATGATTTAGGTGATGGCTATGGTCATATCGCTATTAGTACAGACGAAATCGAGAAACTTCACGAAGAACAAAAAGAAGCTGGTTTTAATGTTACTGACATGAAAGGTTTACCTGGTACTCCGCCATCGTATTACTTTATTACTGATCCCGATGGATATAAAATCGAAGTCATTCGTGCTCGTTAA
- a CDS encoding gamma-glutamyl-gamma-aminobutyrate hydrolase family protein translates to MQQIIGIAANQIIQHVDVFHGNHVTYTPQGFVTAVQQANGLPLVLPIGSKEAAKAYIEKIDKLLLAGGQDISPDLFGEEPHPKLEETNRNRDLFELALIEEALKQQKPIFAVCRGMQLLNVALGGTLYQDLSLYANWKVKHVQQPTQPQFATHDVNIEKDSALYQLFGAKARVNSYHHQAIHTLADTLKVSATSTDGLIESIESIDPVQRILGVQWHPELRFEAERNEFKLFDYFVNEL, encoded by the coding sequence ATGCAACAAATAATAGGCATTGCTGCTAACCAAATTATTCAACACGTTGATGTTTTTCACGGAAATCACGTAACGTATACTCCACAAGGATTTGTAACGGCTGTTCAGCAAGCGAACGGATTACCTTTAGTATTACCGATCGGATCAAAAGAAGCAGCGAAAGCATATATTGAAAAAATCGACAAATTATTGTTAGCTGGCGGACAAGATATATCTCCTGATTTATTTGGAGAAGAACCTCACCCAAAGCTTGAAGAAACGAATCGAAACCGTGATCTTTTTGAACTTGCATTGATCGAGGAAGCACTCAAACAACAAAAACCAATCTTTGCTGTATGCCGCGGTATGCAATTACTCAATGTCGCTTTAGGCGGAACATTGTACCAAGATCTCTCATTATATGCAAATTGGAAAGTCAAGCATGTTCAACAGCCAACACAACCACAGTTCGCGACGCATGATGTAAACATAGAAAAAGATAGCGCTCTCTATCAACTTTTCGGTGCAAAAGCTCGGGTCAATTCTTACCATCATCAAGCGATCCACACATTAGCTGATACATTAAAGGTCAGTGCTACTTCTACTGACGGACTGATAGAAAGCATTGAGTCAATTGATCCTGTACAACGTATTCTAGGTGTTCAGTGGCATCCTGAATTACGTTTTGAAGCTGAAAGAAACGAGTTCAAACTGTTCGACTATTTCGTCAATGAGCTTTAG
- a CDS encoding aldo/keto reductase, which translates to MSFETTKELANGSIIPRLGLGVWKVEDGKEAVNSVKWALETGYRLIDTAAAYKNEEGVGEGISQSGVPREEIFVTTKLWNADQGYESALKAFDKSLEKLGLDYVDLYLIHWPVEGKYKDSWRAMEEIYHSGRAKAIGVSNFHEHHLEDLLKDATVKPVVDQVEIHPTLTQEPLRRFLAEHNIAAEAWSPLGQGKILENSVLVEIGKTHNKTAAQVIIRWHLQNDIIVIPKSVHEDRIKQNFDVFDFELSKDEMERIDQLNTNERIGPDPDNFDF; encoded by the coding sequence ATGTCTTTTGAAACAACAAAAGAATTGGCTAATGGTTCTATCATTCCTCGCTTAGGTTTAGGCGTTTGGAAGGTAGAAGATGGGAAAGAAGCAGTAAATTCTGTAAAATGGGCGCTTGAAACAGGATATCGTTTGATCGACACTGCTGCAGCTTATAAAAACGAAGAAGGCGTAGGAGAAGGGATTAGTCAGTCTGGAGTTCCTAGAGAAGAGATTTTTGTTACAACTAAATTATGGAATGCGGACCAAGGATATGAGTCAGCTCTTAAAGCCTTTGATAAGAGCTTAGAGAAACTTGGGTTAGACTATGTCGACTTATATTTGATTCACTGGCCAGTTGAAGGGAAATATAAAGATTCTTGGCGGGCGATGGAAGAGATTTATCATAGTGGCCGAGCAAAAGCAATCGGTGTTTCTAATTTCCACGAACATCACCTTGAGGATCTCCTTAAAGACGCAACGGTAAAACCTGTTGTCGATCAAGTTGAAATACACCCAACATTAACACAAGAGCCTTTACGTCGTTTCTTAGCTGAGCATAATATTGCTGCAGAAGCGTGGTCACCTTTAGGTCAAGGGAAAATCCTTGAAAATTCAGTCTTGGTTGAAATTGGGAAAACACATAATAAAACTGCTGCACAAGTTATCATTCGCTGGCATTTACAAAATGATATCATTGTTATTCCAAAATCAGTGCATGAGGATCGAATCAAACAAAACTTCGATGTTTTTGATTTTGAATTAAGTAAGGATGAAATGGAACGAATCGATCAGTTGAATACAAATGAACGTATTGGTCCAGATCCTGACAATTTTGATTTTTAG
- a CDS encoding branched-chain amino acid aminotransferase has translation MTLDWDNLGFDYIKTPFRYISMWKDGQWDEGKLTEDNVLHLHEGSAALHYGQQCFEGLKAYRCKDGSINLFRVDENSKRMNRSAKRLLMAEVPEEKFIQAVEEVVKANEAFVPPYGSGGTLYIRPLLIGVGQGIGVHPAPEYLFTVFCMPVGAYFKGGLVPTNFVVSEYDRAAPHGTGAIKVGGNYAASLLPGEEAKERSFSDCIYLDPATHTKIEEVGSANFFGITKDDRFVTPLSPSILPSITKYSLLHLAEHNLGLEAVEEDVYLDSLDQYKEAGACGTAAVISPIGGIQVGDDFHVFYSENEVGPVTQRLYDELTGIQFGDIPGPSGWIRNISV, from the coding sequence ATGACATTAGATTGGGATAATTTAGGCTTCGACTATATAAAAACACCTTTTCGTTATATTTCGATGTGGAAAGATGGTCAATGGGATGAAGGGAAACTGACTGAAGATAATGTTCTTCATTTACATGAAGGCTCTGCAGCCCTCCATTATGGACAGCAATGTTTTGAAGGGCTTAAAGCTTATCGGTGCAAAGATGGTTCTATCAATTTATTTAGAGTAGATGAGAACTCAAAGCGTATGAACCGCAGTGCCAAAAGACTATTGATGGCTGAAGTTCCAGAAGAAAAATTTATTCAAGCAGTTGAAGAGGTAGTAAAGGCAAATGAAGCTTTCGTTCCACCTTATGGAAGTGGTGGAACCCTCTATATCCGTCCGCTGTTGATCGGAGTAGGTCAAGGGATCGGAGTTCATCCAGCCCCTGAATATTTGTTTACTGTGTTTTGTATGCCAGTTGGTGCTTACTTTAAAGGCGGCTTAGTACCGACTAATTTTGTGGTTTCAGAATATGATCGTGCGGCCCCTCATGGCACAGGAGCGATCAAAGTTGGAGGAAATTATGCTGCAAGCTTACTTCCAGGTGAAGAAGCAAAAGAGCGAAGTTTTTCAGATTGTATCTACCTTGATCCGGCGACACATACAAAGATCGAAGAGGTAGGTTCAGCTAATTTCTTTGGAATCACAAAAGACGATCGTTTCGTTACACCATTGTCTCCATCTATTTTACCGAGTATCACAAAGTATTCACTTTTGCATCTTGCCGAGCACAATTTGGGCTTGGAAGCGGTAGAAGAAGATGTTTATCTTGATTCGCTGGATCAATATAAAGAAGCCGGAGCTTGCGGAACTGCTGCTGTCATTTCACCGATTGGCGGGATCCAAGTTGGAGATGATTTTCATGTGTTTTACAGTGAAAATGAAGTTGGTCCAGTCACTCAAAGATTATATGATGAGCTTACAGGCATTCAATTTGGTGATATTCCAGGACCATCAGGCTGGATCAGAAATATCAGCGTATAG